A single window of Lathamus discolor isolate bLatDis1 chromosome 20, bLatDis1.hap1, whole genome shotgun sequence DNA harbors:
- the KRT222 gene encoding keratin-like protein KRT222 isoform X1 gives MKAITSARTQTEEATIKRMDKDAEALKAARAELCEARRQWHHMQIEIESLHAVERGLERSLRATEQQYHMQLQNLESEVECLEKELLEMRRGIEKQLQAHEILLNTRMKLEEEIATYRSLLEQEENRFRCCTAKRKDDKKPTTSKIAFTLPASGVKKHETEKVEVLTKQAILDGNITKGSAEAHGTVQTEKVDEVIKEWEGSFFKDNPRLRKKSVSLRFDLHLAATDEGCLHTKKKTLPDIEVRLVMRRSCSIPSIKP, from the exons ATGAAGGCCATCACCTCAGCGAGGACCCAG ACAGAAGAAGCTACAATTAAAAGAATGGACAAAGATGCAGAAGCATTAAAGGCAGCCCGAGCAGAACTCTGTGAAGCGAGGCGGCAGTGGCACCACATGCAGATCGAGATCGAATCTCTCCACGCTGTG GAAAGGGGTTTGGAACGTTCGCTGCGTGCCACAGAGCAGCAGTACCATATGCAACTACAAAACTTGGAATCTGAGGTTGAATGCTTGGAGAAAGAGCTACTGGAAATGAGAAGAGGTATTGAGAAACAGCTTCAGGCACACGAAATTCTCCTGAACACCAGGATGAAACTGGAGGAAGAAATAGCAACATATCGCAGTCTGCTGGAGCAAGAAGAGAACAG gttTCGCTGCTGTACAGCTAAGCGGAAGGATGACAAAAAGCCCACCACCAGCAAGATTGCCTTTACACTGCCTGCAA GTGGTGTAAAGAAGCATGAAACTGAGAAGGTGGAAGTGCTGACAAAACAAGCAATCCTAGATGGAAACATTACAAAGGGAAGCGCTGAAGCTCATGGCACTGTACA GACAGAAAAAGTGGATGAAGTCATTAAAGAATGGGAAGGTTCTTTCTTTAAGGACAACCCTCGCTTAAGGAAAAAGTCTGTTTCATTGCGCTTTGATCTCCACCTGGCAGCAACGGATGAAGGATGTTTACAcactaaaaagaaaactcttCCCGACATCGAAGTCAGGCTGGTAATGAGGAGATCTTGCAGTATTCCTTCCATCAAACCTTAA
- the KRT222 gene encoding keratin-like protein KRT222 isoform X2 codes for MDKDAEALKAARAELCEARRQWHHMQIEIESLHAVERGLERSLRATEQQYHMQLQNLESEVECLEKELLEMRRGIEKQLQAHEILLNTRMKLEEEIATYRSLLEQEENRFRCCTAKRKDDKKPTTSKIAFTLPASGVKKHETEKVEVLTKQAILDGNITKGSAEAHGTVQTEKVDEVIKEWEGSFFKDNPRLRKKSVSLRFDLHLAATDEGCLHTKKKTLPDIEVRLVMRRSCSIPSIKP; via the exons ATGGACAAAGATGCAGAAGCATTAAAGGCAGCCCGAGCAGAACTCTGTGAAGCGAGGCGGCAGTGGCACCACATGCAGATCGAGATCGAATCTCTCCACGCTGTG GAAAGGGGTTTGGAACGTTCGCTGCGTGCCACAGAGCAGCAGTACCATATGCAACTACAAAACTTGGAATCTGAGGTTGAATGCTTGGAGAAAGAGCTACTGGAAATGAGAAGAGGTATTGAGAAACAGCTTCAGGCACACGAAATTCTCCTGAACACCAGGATGAAACTGGAGGAAGAAATAGCAACATATCGCAGTCTGCTGGAGCAAGAAGAGAACAG gttTCGCTGCTGTACAGCTAAGCGGAAGGATGACAAAAAGCCCACCACCAGCAAGATTGCCTTTACACTGCCTGCAA GTGGTGTAAAGAAGCATGAAACTGAGAAGGTGGAAGTGCTGACAAAACAAGCAATCCTAGATGGAAACATTACAAAGGGAAGCGCTGAAGCTCATGGCACTGTACA GACAGAAAAAGTGGATGAAGTCATTAAAGAATGGGAAGGTTCTTTCTTTAAGGACAACCCTCGCTTAAGGAAAAAGTCTGTTTCATTGCGCTTTGATCTCCACCTGGCAGCAACGGATGAAGGATGTTTACAcactaaaaagaaaactcttCCCGACATCGAAGTCAGGCTGGTAATGAGGAGATCTTGCAGTATTCCTTCCATCAAACCTTAA